GCCGCGCAATCTCGATCGCCGCGTCGAGACTCTGGTGCCCCTGATCAATCCGACGGTGCATGAGCAAGTCCTGTCGCAGATCATGCTGGGCAACCTGATTGACAATCAGCAGAGCTACGAGATATTGGCCGACGGGACGTCACGCCGCATCGAAGTGCGACAGGGTGAGGAACCTTTCAACGCCCAGCACTATTTCATGACCAATCCCAGCCTGTCTGGTCGGGGTGAAGCTCTGAAGTCGAGTGCACCGAAACTGATCGCCGGTCTGATTTCCGGCAGGAAACGATAACACTGGACCCTCATGACAAGATCTGAAGCGCAGGGGCGCCTTCCGGGTATTGCCCCTGTCTCCGTTGTCGACATCGGCTCGAACTCCATTCGTCTCGTGATCTATGAAGGGCTTTCGCGCGCGCCGACGGTTCTCTTCAACGAGAAGGTGCTTTGCGGCCTTGGCCGGGGCGTGGCCACGACCGGTCGGATGGACGAGGAAGGTGTCGAGCGGGCGCTGGCGGCACTGCGCCGGTTTAGGGCGCTCTCGAACCAGGCCCAGGCGACTCGTATGTATGTGCTCGCCACCGCAGCTGCCCGCGAGGCCTCCAACGGCCCCGATTTTATTGCCCGTGCTGAAGAGATCCTCGGCCACGAGGTTCAGGTACTGACCGGCGAGGAGGAAGCGAAATACTCGGCTCTCGGCGTCGTCAGCGGCTTCCACAACGCGGATGGCATTGCCGGCGACCTTGGCGGCGGGTCGCTCGAACTGATCGACATCAAGGGCAAGGGCTTCGGCAAAGGCATCACGATGCCGCTCGGCGGCCTGCGTCTCTCGGAGAGCGTCGATGGTTCGCTTCCCAAGGCCCGCACGCTGGCGAAAAAGCTCGTCGGCGATGCCGCCCTGCTGAAGAAGGGGCAGGGGCGCACCTTTTATGCCGTGGGCGGCACATGGCGCAATATCGCCAAGCTCCATATGGAGATCCGCAAATATCCGCTGCACATGATGCAAGGCTACGAACTGCCCTATGACGAGATCGCTTTCTTTCTGGAAGAGATCATCTCGGGTGCGAACAGCCGTGATCCGGCCTGGTCGACCATTTCCAAGAGCCGACGCAACCTGATCCCCTTCGGCGCGATCGCCATGCGCGAGGTGATCGAGGTGATGAAACCGAAAGGCGTCTGCTTCTCAGCCCAGGGTGTGCGCGAGGGCTATCTCTATTCGCTGCTGCTCGAAGAGGAACAGGCGCTCGACCCCCTGATCGAGGCTGCCGACGAGCTGGCGATCCTGCGTGCCCGCTCGCCCGAACATGCCCGCGAGCTCGCGGACTGGACGGGCCGGATGATGCCCTTCTTCGATATCGAGGAAACGGAAGAGGAAAGCCGCTATCGTCAGGCCGCCTGCCTGCTTGCCGATATCAGCTGGCGTGCCCATCCCGATTATCGCGGCCTGCAGGCACTCAACGTAATTGCCCACTCCTCCTTCGTCGGCATCACCCACCCGGGCCGCGCCTTCATCGCGCTCACGAACTATTACCGCTTCGAAGGCCTGCACGACGACGGCCAGACCGGACCGCTCGCGGCAATCGCGACCGAGCGCCTGCTGGACCGGGCAAAGCTCGTTGGCGGCATGTTGCGGGTGGTCTATCTCTTCTCGGCATCCATGCCGGGCGTCGTCCACAATCTCACATTCCGGCGATCCGACAATGCCGATCTCGACCTCGAATTTGTCGTGCCGAAAGCCTACGAGGAGTTCTCCGGGGAACGGCTCGATGGTCGCCTGATGCAGCTCGCCAAGCTCACCGGCAAGCGCCTGGCCTTCGTCTTCGAATAGGGTTGATTGATGAACCGAACAGAGTGAGAGCGGGCCTTGAGCCCGCTCTCTTCGTTTCAGGCGTCGCGCTTACTTCGCGCCAAGGAATTCGCCGACTTCGAGCAGGACGAACTCGTTGTCATCGGCCTTGTCCAGCGCACGACCGGCCGAGAAGGGCAGGTTGTTGTCGTTGCCGACGATGATGTGGGTCGGATCGACCACGTCGACATTCTCGATGGTGACGAAGGGCATGTCGTAGAAGCCTTCGCCGCCGCCGTGGCGCTTCTTGTTGTCGGGGTCTTCGATCTTCATCAGGTCGATGTAACCGATCTTGCGCACCGCCTTGCCGGCATTCTCTTCCGTCATCTCGATCTTGTAGATCCGCTTGTGCTTGGCCGGAACGGCGAAGCAGTCGGCAGCCGGTGCCTTCGGATCAGCGCAGGCCTTGTCAGCCACGCCAGCACCATTGTCGCGCTCGATGACGAGGGCCGTCGTCTCATCGATCATGTTGAAATCGCCGATCGCCTCGCCGCCTTCCGACAGCGGATAGAGCCAGGTCTTGCCGGTCCAGGACTTGGAGGCGGCATCAAGTTCGATGATGCGCAGTGCGGTCAGACCGTCCGCCTTTTCCACGGAACCGTCTTCGAGATAGAGCGGGCCTTCGAGCATGCCATAGAGTTTCGTGCCATCCTTCGACATGGCAAGCCCCTCATAGCCACCGGAACGCTTCAGGTTGAACACCGGCATCTTGGCGGAAGGATTGGCTGGAACGACGAGCGTCGGATTGTCGGGTGACTTGACCTCGATCTCGCCGGCCTTCGTGGACATGACGTCGGTCAGCGCGCCCTCGGCCGAGAACTTCAGCATGTAGGGGCCGAGCTCTTCGCCGACCCAGAAACCGTCTGAGACCGGCTGGATGGACTCGACGTCGAAATCGGCACCCGTCAGATAGCGCTTGTCCGAGCCTTCCATGGCGATCGGGAAGGGGGCCTTCTTGTCCGGGTCGGAGAGGAACAGGGTCTTTTCGACGTTTACGGTGCCGGCTTCCCAATCGAAGGTCAGGTGATGCAGCATCAGCATGGCGTCGGTGGAATTGGCCTTCGAGCCGAAGCCATTGTCTGAGAGGCTCCAGAAGGTGCCGTCTTCCATGGCCTTGATGCCGGAGAAGCCCTGCAGCGGCTGGCCGTCGAAGGGAAGCGACAGGCCCGTCAGGCGCACGCCATCCTTGCCGGGAACGCTGCCAAGCGCATCCGCGCGGCTGCGGTCAGCCGTCGTGAACTTGCCGGAGGTCTTGAGATAGGCGGGCGCATCGGCGGGGGCTGCGATGATCGTGTTGGCCGGCAGAATGGCGTGGTTGACGAGCTTGGCCGGGAAGGCCTTCTCCTCGGCCGAGGCCTGGGAGACGAAGAGGACGAAAAGGGCGGCAGATGTCAGAAGGGCTTTGGTCATGGCGTCACCTTGTTGGACGGGAGGAAACGCCGCTGTCCTTAAGGAGCCTTCATGTCGCACCGATTGCTGTTGGGTGAAGTTTCAGTGACGCCACCCGTTACCCACAGGCTAGCCGAGCCAAGCGGGCAGGTCGCCGCGGTCCTCACCTGCCACAGCAGCCTCGACACAGGCCGCGAGGCTGCCGAAACGCATGGTACGGCCGGTGAGGCCGGGGCCGTAATGGGCATATTTGCCGGAATTGGTCATGATGGTGAGGGCGTCGACCGGAATGATCGGCTCGGTCACCATGCACCAGCAGGTGTCGTTGACGAGGGTCACCCCGAATGCCAGCAACGCTGCCACAGCACCAGAGGCCTCTGCCTTCGCCATCTCTGCGCGCCCGCAGGTCACAACGAGCGGCACGTGGGCATGCCGCGTTCTGCCGTGGCAAAGCGCGGCAAGGGCCGCCATTTCTGTCGCGGAGAAATGTGGATTGCCGAGCGAGACGAGCTGCACTGCACCCGGATCCGCACCGTTCAACTCGTGCCAGGCACGCAGCAGGTCATCGGCAGTGAGTGCAATCGTCTGCAAATCCAGCGCCGCAAAGGTCTCAGGCTCGCATGCCTCCGGTGTCACGCCCGCGATATGGATCATCGGTGCTGCCGATGTGGTGGCGAAGGCAGCCCCGAAGGCCTTGAGCGCGTCCGAATCCGGCTCGTATTCCGATAGCCCCTCAACGAGCGGGATAGCATCAGGCGAAACGGTCCCGATCAGATAGCCGATCAGCGGCCAGAGGCTGTCGTCCGCATTCGCAAGCGGGGGCACGGTGACGCGGAGCCGTGGCGCGCGCTCCTCCGGCAAATGACAGCCCGCCCTGGGTGCCCGGCCCGTCAGCGCGATCGCGATGTCGAGATAGTCGGGATATTTCATCGTGCGCGCGCCGAGCACGCTGTTGGCATAGACGACGGCATTCGATTCCGCCCAGACGATCTGCTCGTCACGCGCGGGCCGATCGTCGAGCAGATAGGGTGCGCAGGTGAAAGTCGGTTGCGCCCCCATCGCCACATAGGCATCGGCCACGGCCGCTGCCGGTTTGCCCAGCGCTTCCGGTACGCCTTGAACCAGCCAGCGACGATGATCGACCGAAATCGCATTCAGCGTCGTCGGCACCACGACGCGCCCGCCCAGGTCGCGCAGTTTTTCCGCAAAGGCGAGACCACCGGGACCGGTATAGATGCAGCCGTCGATATGGGCGCGCGTGATGTCGATCAGTTCGGCCGCGCCCGCGAGGGCTGCCATTCTCAGCACCATCCGCATGGCAACGGCAGCCGCTTCGCCACGCTCGCCCGCGAGAATGGCTTGATCTTTGTCCGTGAGCGCGATGTTGGAGCCAACGTCGGCGAAAGCGTTGCTGATCCGGATGCGCCCGGCTGTCTTCAGCCCGGCAAAGGCTTGCCCGCCGACCGCAATGACCGGAATGGACCGCCCGAAGACCTCCTCTGCGACGATGACGCCGAGCGTGATGATGGCCTCGGAATGTTCGAGCACGATCGCCGCAGGGCCCTGGCCGTTGAGAATCAGTTCAAGGATGACGCCGCTGCCGGTGCATGAGCCACGGCTCGTCGGCAGCGCCAGCACGCGACCCGTCAGCCGTTCACCACTCAAGGGATGGTGTCGGTCGATGATCTCGCCGGTCACAGCATCGACGCCGCCCCAAAAGCTGAGCGCCGTGTCGGTGAACAGCACTTCGCCCTCGGCAGATCCGGAGACGAGCACGCGGCCCGTGATGTCGACGGTGTCATGGAGGCTGCCCATCATTTCGTCTCCGTCAGGTCCAGGACTGCAAAACTTGCCAGCCAGTGTTCACCCATATAGTCGCCGGCCACATGCGCGATCCCTGCTGTTAGATGCCGATGCACGGCATCGCGCATCACGGGTCGGCGCGGGTCCGTGTCCGTCAGGGTGTTCGCCAGAGATGACCAGCACCAGGCGCGGCTGATGTTCAATCCATCGAGATGGGCAATCTTGCCGTCCGAGCGATCGGAAACGGAGGCGGGCGCAAACAGCGTGCGCGGCTGGCTGGCTGCGATCTCAGGCAGGAAAGCGTCGAACCAGCGGGCAAAGTCGGCAGCCGGCAGAAGCCGGCGCATGCATTCCGCCTCGATCAGCGCAGGCGAGAGGAAGTCGTCCCCCGACGGTTCGCCCCAGGCGGGGCAGGCGGTGTCAGAGCCGTACCAGCGTTGCGCCGTGGCGCGCAGCAGTTCGAAGAAAGTATCGTCTCCGACGGTCTCGGCGAAGTCGGCGGCAAGCCTCAGCGCAAAGGCTGTGTTGTAATGTGTGCCCACCCGCACCGGATAGGTGGCAAGCGGCAGGAAGTCGCGAAAGCGCTGGACGATCCGCTCCGTCAGCGGCGACAGCGCAGCACCCCAGGCGGGATCCTCGTGGCCCTGCAACTCGGCGGCAAGCTTCAGCAACCAGCCCCAGCCATAGGGACGCTCGTAACCGCGTGCCATCGGCCGGTCGAAATAGGCGCCCTCGCCGGCGACCCTGTCGGGGACGAGCATCGCGCCAAAGAGGTACCGGATCGCCTGCGCCTCTGGCATGTCGGGATAAAGCCGCAGCAGCCGCGCCAGCATCCAGTAGCCGTGCACGCAGGAATGCCAGTCATAGCTGCCATAGAAGACCGGATGGAGTTCGGACGGCGTCCGGGCGTCATCAGGTCCTTCAAGCCCGTGCAGGATGTGGTTGGGATATTCGCGGGTGACATGGCCGAGCGCGATCGCGGCAAGGCGGGAGGCAAGCTGGGGTGTCAGCCGCGTGGTCATCCCTTGTCTCCGAGTTCGAGCCGGTCGCCCCAGTCGGCCCGACGGATTTCCTTGAAGGCGTCCCCGTCGCGTTTGCTGAGCGTGAGTTCGGAAGCCGTCCCGTCGGTGCGACAGAGCTTCACGCGGCCGACGCCGCCATTGACGCGCGGCGGAGACAGCACGCGGTCACCGCGGATGATCACAGGCTCGCGCGAGGCGGCGATGAAGATGTATTTCTCGTCCTCCCACGGCACTTCGGCGCCCTTGGCCAGACGATGCACCCGCGAGCGTGCCACCCGCCTTGAGAAATGGCACCAGTCCGGTGCCACGATCGGACAGTCGTGAGAATGCATGCAAGGGGCCACAAGATGGGCTCCGAGTGTGCGCAGCTTGTCACGAACCGCGAGAATACGCTGCCAGCCGGCCGGTGTGCCCGGTTCGATCACGACGAGCATACCCCTCGTGAGGGTCCAGAGCCTTTCTGTGACAGATGCGATGCTTGCGGGCGGAAGTTCGTCCAGGACGTAGGCGAGCGTCACGAGATCGGCATGATCGAGCGTTGGGATCTTGCCGGTAACGTCGCCCGACTGCCAGTGGCTGGTCACGGTGCCGGAGGCGGCAAGTTTCTCGCCGACGCTGCGGATCGCGCCGCTGGCTTCCACCATCTCGGCAGAGCCGAGGCTCGACCAGGTGTCGGCCGCCGCCCAGAGTGCTGTGCCGGGTCCGCAACCGAGATCGATGAGTGTCTCCGGGGCAAACTCCGGTGCCGCATCCTCGACCATGGCCAGGGCCGCGCGGACCGCGGCGAACGTGGCAGGCAGGCGGGTCGCGAGATAGCCCTTGGCGGCCAGCGCATCATCAATATGGAAGCGCCCGTCACGCACTTCGCGCCGATATCGATCAGACAGCTGGGCGCTCGCCTTGGCAAGCTTGTCCAGTGGCTCGCCTGATAGCATCTGGTCGACGGCCGAGCGGAGGGGGGCGGGAAGCTCCATGAGGACAGCTCAGCCGCGTCGCGCCGCCCATTCCGGGCGGAGAATGGACATCATGAAAAAGTCGCAGCGGCTGCCATCCGGCAGGAGACCCGCCTCTCGCATCACGCCTTCATGGATGAAGCCGTTTCTGCGGTACACCGCCTGCGCCCGAAGGTTTTCGCGCACAACGTCGAGCCAGAGGCGATGCGTATTGGTTTCGAGGAAGGCAAAGTCGACAGCACCGGCCAGCAAGGGCGTGCCCACCCCTTTCTCCGGACTGGCCACGGCGATGCGCTTGACACAGGCATTGCCGTCACGGTGCCCGAGATCCATCAGAATGACGAAGCCGAGGGATGCGCCTTCCGCGTCCTCGCCGATCAGATAGGCGAAGGCGGGGTCCGGAAGCTGAGCCTGGTGTTCGTCGAGACTGTAGCGCCCGATAAACTGATCATAGCCGGGCTTGCGCTCGGTCTCCATGATGAACGGGATGTCTGCCTCCGTTGCACGGCGCAGGGATAGCGCCGCCATGGATCAGAACTCCACCGCTTCGACGCGCTTGTCGACGAAGCGAAGGCCGACACCGCCGGAGATCAGCTTCAGCGCCAGATCGCCGAACAGTTCCTTGCGCCAGCCCTGGAGGGCCGCCACTTCGGCCTTCTCGCCTTCGGCTGCGATCTTTTCCAGGTCTTCGCTGTTGGCGATCACCTTGGAGGCGACGCCGTGCTTTTCCGAGGTCAGGCGGAGCAGGACTTTCAACAGTTCGACAGCCGACTGCGTGCCCTCGGGCGCATGCGCATGACGCTGCAGATGCGGCATGTCCGCCTTGGGAAGAGCGAGTGCCGTATTGACCTGTTCGATGATGGCAGCCCCGGAACTCGACCGCTCCCAACCTTTTGGAATGGTGCGCAGGCGACCCAGAGCCTCGGTATCCTTCGGCTGCTGTTGGGCGATTTCGTAAATTGCATCGTCCTTCAAGACGCGCGAGCGCGGCACGTTGCGGGCGCGCGCCTCGCGCTCCCGCCAGGCGGCGACATATTGCATGACCGCAAGTTCGGTCGGCTTGCGCAGGCGCATCTTGAGCCGTTGCCAGGCCTGTTCGGGCGGCAGGTCATAGGTCTCGCGGGACTCGAGGATCGCCATTTCCTCGGTCAGCCATTCGGCCCGGCCTTCGGCTTCCAGCTGGCCCTTCAGCTTCAGATAGACATCGCGCAGATGGGTGACATCGGCCAGCGCATAGTCGAGCTGCTTTTCGGACAGAGGACGGCGGCTCCAGTCGGTGAAGCGCGAGGTCTTGTCGATATGGACGTTTTTCACCTTCTGCACGAGCTGGTCGTAGGAGACCGAGTCGCCGAAGCCGCAGACCATGGCCGCGACCTGGGTGTCGAAGATCGGGTGCGGGAGCAGGTCGCCCAAATGGAAGATGATTTCGATGTCCTGGCGGGCCGCATGGAAGACCTTCACCACGGCGGTATTCGCCATCAGTTCGAAGAAGGGCTTGAGGTCCATGCCCTTGGCCATGGGATCGACGATGTATTCATGCTCCGGGCTTGCCATCTGGATGAGGCAGAGTTCCGGCCAGAAGGTCGTTTCGCGGAGGAATTCCGTGTCGATCGTGATGAAATCGGATTGGGCGAGAAGGCGGCAGGCCTCTTCGAGCGCGGCAGTGGTATCGATCATTTCGTCTCGGTCATGGAAACTACAGGATCAACCTTAGTTTCCCTTCTGGCCTTCCTTGTCAATATGAACAGCGGGGAAAGCAGGCCGCAGCGGGCCTCGCATGGCCAATGTCCCCTTATTCGTCGGGGGATGCGCCCTTCAGAACCGCAATGTTCTGGCTGTGGACGGCCTTATAGGGCGCGAAATAGGTGAGCGTCCCCGCTTCGAGCTCAGGCGCAATGAAGCTTTCCAGCCCCTCGTCCTTAAGGTTGGGATCGTCAAGACGGGACATCAGCCGCGTGAGATAGTCTCGCGTTGCAGTTATCAGCGACGGTGGATAGCCGCCGGATGCGATCACCTGCTCGTCGCCGTGATTGGGCAGGATGTGGCTGACGTCGAGCATGGCCAGCCGGTCGAGTTCGGCGATGTGCCGCGCGGTATGCTCCGGTTCGGAAATATAGGTGACAGTGTCTTCCAGCGTGTCGCCGGCGAGCAGCACGCCAAGATGCGGCAGAAGCAGGACAGTGCCATCGGCACTGTGAATATCGAACTGCATCAACCTGACCGTGATCTCTCCAAGCTCGAGCACCATTTCACCCTCGAAAACATCGGTCGGCATGATGACCGGATTGATCGGCGGATCCTTGGTGACAAGCACTTGGCGTTTCTCGATCAGGGTGTTGCGCGTCAACTTGTTCGACAGGATCGGACAATCGATGAAACCGGCACTGCCCGCCACATGATCCGTGTGCCAATGGCTGAGCACGACCCGGATGCTGGTTACGCCCAGGCCATAGAGATGGCTGCGGATGGCGCGCGCGTGGTCGAAGGAGATATGGGTGTCATAGACGATCGCGTCCGTTCCCGAGACGATCGCATAGCTCGCAACACCGAGGCTGTAGGCGCCGTCATCAAGCCAGTTGGGCTTGTCCGAATGCAGCCGCTTTCCGTCGATGCGCCCGTCATAATAGGCAAAGAGCCCCGGATAGGGCTCGTGGATACGCATCGTCTCGGAAAGGCTCATGTCATGTCACTCGGAAATAGCCGGTCATGCCGGTCTTCTGGTGTTCGATGATGTGGCAGTGGAAGACCCAGTCACCGGGATTGTCGGCCACCAGCGCAAGCTGGACCTTTTCATCCGGTAGCACAAGATAGGTGTCCGACACGAGCGGCTGCACCGGCCGCTTGTTCGAGGCGAGAGCCTTGAAGTTCATGCCATGCAGATGGATCGGATGGGCATGCGGCGTGACGTTCTCGACATTGAGCAGATAGGTCTGGCCGAGCTTCAGCTCCGCGATTGGCGCGGTCGGATCGGGTGTGTCGCCCGGATAGGGCACCTTGTTGATCGCCCAGAAGGAATAGCCGATCGAGCCGCAGATCGATTCGCGCGCCGCATTCTCGGCGGTGGCACTGAGCAGCAGCGGGATCGGGGTGGCGCTGGAAAGGTCCGCCTCCACCCCGGCATTTTCGGCGAGCGGCCCGAGATCGCCGAGATCGCGTTTCAGTGACGCGCCGACGGCACGAAACCGTGCCACCACCTTCGGCGTCGAGGGGCGGATGTCCTCCAGTACCATCTCGCCGCCCTCGCTGTCAGCAACCCGGACTGCGAGATCGAGCCGCTGGCCGGGCGAGACGACGGCCATGTCGAGCGCCATGCGCTCCGGCACCGGATGCCCGTCGACCGCGATGATCTGCGCCTCGGCGCCTGCGAGCTTGAGATTGTAGATGCGCGTTACGTCGGCGGCGAGGATACGGACCCGCACCAGCCCTCCGGCTGGCACGTCATAGCGCGGTTCGGTCTGCCAGTTGGCGGTGCGGAGTGTTCCGAAGGTTCCGGTCTTGGCTGCATCGCGCGGCTTGAACTGTTCGATGAACTGGCTGTCGTCGCCGAGCCGGAAATCCCGGAGGTTCAGCACCACTTCGCCGTCGAAGGCGGGGTCCCTGTCATCCTCGACCACCAGCACGCCGGCAAGTCCGCGCCCCATCTGGGTCAGCGTGTTGCAATGTGGATGGTACCAGAACGTGCCCGCATCCGGAGGCGCGAAGGCATAGTCGAAGCTGTCGCCGGTATAGACATAAGGCTGGGTGACGAAAGGTACGCCATCCTGATCGTTGGGCAGACGCACACCGTGCCAGTGAATGGTCGTCGGCTCATCGAGCCGGTTGATGAGCCTGGCCGCAAAAGCTTTGCCGCGCCGGGCCCGCAGGATCGGCGGGGAAGGGTCTGCGCTGGTTTGCCCGGCCAGTGCATATCGCATGACGCCGCGCGTAGCCTGCTTGCCGTCGAGCAGAACGTTGCCGCTCAGGGCTTCGATCTCGACTGGATCGGGGGCCGAAAAGGCCCGCGTGAGGCGCGGCATCACAGCAAGACCGGTACCATAGGCACCGAGCACGGCGGCAGATTTCAGAAGGGTGCGTCTGGTAACAATGGTCACGGTCGGAACTCTCGCTGGTCACCCATCTCATAAAGTTGAGGTGTCTGATCAGCAATAGCGACGTTTGGTCATGCTGTCGCAGCCAAGGCAGGGCCGGCTCAACCGCCATCCTTTTCGTTCGGTGGCGTTGCAAGCTTGCTGAAGAATGTCGAGGTGCGCAGCAGGCTGCGGAAGCGCATCCGCCGCTCTTCGGTCGGCACGGCTTCGCGCGCCCGGATACGGGCAAGCGTGTAGGCGGCGAAGAAGGTTAAGACGACGATCACATAGGTGAACAGCGCATGCGGCCCGAACGCGTCCATCAGGAAGGAGGCGAAGAGTGGTCCGACGACCGCGCCGACCGACCAGAAGAACAGCGTGCCGGCGGACACCAGGGCATGTTGACCCGGTGCCGCATGGTCGTTGGCATGAGCCGAGCAGAGTGAATAAAGCGGCAGTGCAAAGGCGCCGAAGGCGAAAATGCCGATGAAATTGGCGACGTCGCTCTCTCCCGCGAGGAAAGCGAGGAAGATCGAG
This DNA window, taken from Peteryoungia algae, encodes the following:
- a CDS encoding small ribosomal subunit Rsm22 family protein, producing MELPAPLRSAVDQMLSGEPLDKLAKASAQLSDRYRREVRDGRFHIDDALAAKGYLATRLPATFAAVRAALAMVEDAAPEFAPETLIDLGCGPGTALWAAADTWSSLGSAEMVEASGAIRSVGEKLAASGTVTSHWQSGDVTGKIPTLDHADLVTLAYVLDELPPASIASVTERLWTLTRGMLVVIEPGTPAGWQRILAVRDKLRTLGAHLVAPCMHSHDCPIVAPDWCHFSRRVARSRVHRLAKGAEVPWEDEKYIFIAASREPVIIRGDRVLSPPRVNGGVGRVKLCRTDGTASELTLSKRDGDAFKEIRRADWGDRLELGDKG
- the rnd gene encoding ribonuclease D: MIDTTAALEEACRLLAQSDFITIDTEFLRETTFWPELCLIQMASPEHEYIVDPMAKGMDLKPFFELMANTAVVKVFHAARQDIEIIFHLGDLLPHPIFDTQVAAMVCGFGDSVSYDQLVQKVKNVHIDKTSRFTDWSRRPLSEKQLDYALADVTHLRDVYLKLKGQLEAEGRAEWLTEEMAILESRETYDLPPEQAWQRLKMRLRKPTELAVMQYVAAWREREARARNVPRSRVLKDDAIYEIAQQQPKDTEALGRLRTIPKGWERSSSGAAIIEQVNTALALPKADMPHLQRHAHAPEGTQSAVELLKVLLRLTSEKHGVASKVIANSEDLEKIAAEGEKAEVAALQGWRKELFGDLALKLISGGVGLRFVDKRVEAVEF
- a CDS encoding MBL fold metallo-hydrolase — encoded protein: MSLSETMRIHEPYPGLFAYYDGRIDGKRLHSDKPNWLDDGAYSLGVASYAIVSGTDAIVYDTHISFDHARAIRSHLYGLGVTSIRVVLSHWHTDHVAGSAGFIDCPILSNKLTRNTLIEKRQVLVTKDPPINPVIMPTDVFEGEMVLELGEITVRLMQFDIHSADGTVLLLPHLGVLLAGDTLEDTVTYISEPEHTARHIAELDRLAMLDVSHILPNHGDEQVIASGGYPPSLITATRDYLTRLMSRLDDPNLKDEGLESFIAPELEAGTLTYFAPYKAVHSQNIAVLKGASPDE
- a CDS encoding multicopper oxidase family protein — its product is MTIVTRRTLLKSAAVLGAYGTGLAVMPRLTRAFSAPDPVEIEALSGNVLLDGKQATRGVMRYALAGQTSADPSPPILRARRGKAFAARLINRLDEPTTIHWHGVRLPNDQDGVPFVTQPYVYTGDSFDYAFAPPDAGTFWYHPHCNTLTQMGRGLAGVLVVEDDRDPAFDGEVVLNLRDFRLGDDSQFIEQFKPRDAAKTGTFGTLRTANWQTEPRYDVPAGGLVRVRILAADVTRIYNLKLAGAEAQIIAVDGHPVPERMALDMAVVSPGQRLDLAVRVADSEGGEMVLEDIRPSTPKVVARFRAVGASLKRDLGDLGPLAENAGVEADLSSATPIPLLLSATAENAARESICGSIGYSFWAINKVPYPGDTPDPTAPIAELKLGQTYLLNVENVTPHAHPIHLHGMNFKALASNKRPVQPLVSDTYLVLPDEKVQLALVADNPGDWVFHCHIIEHQKTGMTGYFRVT
- the lhpI gene encoding cis-3-hydroxy-L-proline dehydratase; translated protein: MGSLHDTVDITGRVLVSGSAEGEVLFTDTALSFWGGVDAVTGEIIDRHHPLSGERLTGRVLALPTSRGSCTGSGVILELILNGQGPAAIVLEHSEAIITLGVIVAEEVFGRSIPVIAVGGQAFAGLKTAGRIRISNAFADVGSNIALTDKDQAILAGERGEAAAVAMRMVLRMAALAGAAELIDITRAHIDGCIYTGPGGLAFAEKLRDLGGRVVVPTTLNAISVDHRRWLVQGVPEALGKPAAAVADAYVAMGAQPTFTCAPYLLDDRPARDEQIVWAESNAVVYANSVLGARTMKYPDYLDIAIALTGRAPRAGCHLPEERAPRLRVTVPPLANADDSLWPLIGYLIGTVSPDAIPLVEGLSEYEPDSDALKAFGAAFATTSAAPMIHIAGVTPEACEPETFAALDLQTIALTADDLLRAWHELNGADPGAVQLVSLGNPHFSATEMAALAALCHGRTRHAHVPLVVTCGRAEMAKAEASGAVAALLAFGVTLVNDTCWCMVTEPIIPVDALTIMTNSGKYAHYGPGLTGRTMRFGSLAACVEAAVAGEDRGDLPAWLG
- the ppx gene encoding exopolyphosphatase, with the protein product MTRSEAQGRLPGIAPVSVVDIGSNSIRLVIYEGLSRAPTVLFNEKVLCGLGRGVATTGRMDEEGVERALAALRRFRALSNQAQATRMYVLATAAAREASNGPDFIARAEEILGHEVQVLTGEEEAKYSALGVVSGFHNADGIAGDLGGGSLELIDIKGKGFGKGITMPLGGLRLSESVDGSLPKARTLAKKLVGDAALLKKGQGRTFYAVGGTWRNIAKLHMEIRKYPLHMMQGYELPYDEIAFFLEEIISGANSRDPAWSTISKSRRNLIPFGAIAMREVIEVMKPKGVCFSAQGVREGYLYSLLLEEEQALDPLIEAADELAILRARSPEHARELADWTGRMMPFFDIEETEEESRYRQAACLLADISWRAHPDYRGLQALNVIAHSSFVGITHPGRAFIALTNYYRFEGLHDDGQTGPLAAIATERLLDRAKLVGGMLRVVYLFSASMPGVVHNLTFRRSDNADLDLEFVVPKAYEEFSGERLDGRLMQLAKLTGKRLAFVFE
- a CDS encoding esterase-like activity of phytase family protein, giving the protein MTKALLTSAALFVLFVSQASAEEKAFPAKLVNHAILPANTIIAAPADAPAYLKTSGKFTTADRSRADALGSVPGKDGVRLTGLSLPFDGQPLQGFSGIKAMEDGTFWSLSDNGFGSKANSTDAMLMLHHLTFDWEAGTVNVEKTLFLSDPDKKAPFPIAMEGSDKRYLTGADFDVESIQPVSDGFWVGEELGPYMLKFSAEGALTDVMSTKAGEIEVKSPDNPTLVVPANPSAKMPVFNLKRSGGYEGLAMSKDGTKLYGMLEGPLYLEDGSVEKADGLTALRIIELDAASKSWTGKTWLYPLSEGGEAIGDFNMIDETTALVIERDNGAGVADKACADPKAPAADCFAVPAKHKRIYKIEMTEENAGKAVRKIGYIDLMKIEDPDNKKRHGGGEGFYDMPFVTIENVDVVDPTHIIVGNDNNLPFSAGRALDKADDNEFVLLEVGEFLGAK
- a CDS encoding DUF2891 domain-containing protein: MTTRLTPQLASRLAAIALGHVTREYPNHILHGLEGPDDARTPSELHPVFYGSYDWHSCVHGYWMLARLLRLYPDMPEAQAIRYLFGAMLVPDRVAGEGAYFDRPMARGYERPYGWGWLLKLAAELQGHEDPAWGAALSPLTERIVQRFRDFLPLATYPVRVGTHYNTAFALRLAADFAETVGDDTFFELLRATAQRWYGSDTACPAWGEPSGDDFLSPALIEAECMRRLLPAADFARWFDAFLPEIAASQPRTLFAPASVSDRSDGKIAHLDGLNISRAWCWSSLANTLTDTDPRRPVMRDAVHRHLTAGIAHVAGDYMGEHWLASFAVLDLTETK
- a CDS encoding GNAT family N-acetyltransferase, coding for MAALSLRRATEADIPFIMETERKPGYDQFIGRYSLDEHQAQLPDPAFAYLIGEDAEGASLGFVILMDLGHRDGNACVKRIAVASPEKGVGTPLLAGAVDFAFLETNTHRLWLDVVRENLRAQAVYRRNGFIHEGVMREAGLLPDGSRCDFFMMSILRPEWAARRG